One genomic segment of Erythrolamprus reginae isolate rEryReg1 chromosome 2, rEryReg1.hap1, whole genome shotgun sequence includes these proteins:
- the LOC139162818 gene encoding uncharacterized protein, whose protein sequence is MCIHASLHAKAERVDLSECQAHSPEHQWRWDSVASAMVNQHTGECLAVSHVEESAVAHLAPCEEGPLQAWSCGRKGQVTLRGHGLHLSAKPGGHRAFLALEKDRFGKWKTGVGSPVCATELAKAAGVGESTVAASHSSERRPENETVGSLEIHTPSVKATTFLMVHLESQSYVTSGLPMSNERHLEADNETYPPHQKHQENTTGPPNLGPIWRTTLLVLSPLAFLLGIIILMFNIQSKKKKKQQLLALKSRQMSSEECQPSSPGMVSPTSKGEMTPVSASPSLKHGEILIEWKDGTTTSLFDHLY, encoded by the exons ATGTGTATCCACGCCTCGCTTCACGCCAAAGCCGAGCGGGTCGACCTGTCCGAATGCCAGGCCCACTCCCCAGAGCATCAGTGGCGCTGGGATAGCGTAGCCTCGGCCATGGTCAACCAACACACTGGGGAGTGCCTGGCCGTCTCCCACGTGGAAGAATCGGCGGTAGCCCACTTGGCGCCCTGTGAGGAGGGCCCGCTTCAGGCCTGGTCGTGTGGCAGGAAAGGCCAGGTGACCTTACGCGGACACGGCCTTCATCTCAGCGCGAAGCCGGGAGGGCACCGGGCCTTCCTCGCCCTGGAGAAAGACAGGTTCGGCAAGTGGAAGACAGGTGTGGGCTCACCTGTCTGTGCCACAGAGCTGGCGAAAGCCGCTGGAGTCGGCGAGTCAACAGTAGCCGCCTCACACAGCTCGGAGAGAAGACCCGAAA ATGAAACAGTTGGTTCCCTGGAGATCCACACCCCTTCTGTGAAGGCCACGACGTTCTTAATGGTCCACTTGGAAAGCCAGTCTTATGTCACCAGCGGACTTCCAATGTCTAACGAGAGACACCTCGAAGCCGATAATG AAACATATCCACCACATCAAAAGCACCAGGAGAACACTACTGGTCCCCCAAACCTAG GTCCCATCTGGAGAACAACCCTGCTCGTCCTGAGCCCTCTGGCCTTCCTCCTGGGAATAATCATCCTGATGTTCAACATCCAATCCAAAAA gaagaagaagcagcagctgTTAGCTTTGAAGAGCCGGCAGATGAGCTCTGAGGAATGTCAACCATCTTCCCCAGGAATGGTCAGCCCCACCTCCAAGGGGGAGATGACCCCTGTCTCTGCTTCCCCTTCGCTCAAGCACGGGGAGATCTTAATCGAATGGAAAGATGGCACCACCACCTCCCTCTTTGACCATTTATACTAA
- the NUDT2 gene encoding bis(5'-nucleosyl)-tetraphosphatase [asymmetrical], giving the protein MSLRACGLVIFRRLPKAGAPAATDGPIEYLLLQTSYGTHHWTPPKGHVDPGEDDLSTALRETQEEAGLASAHFTVLEGFKKELNYVVQGQPKTVVYWLAELKDRDTEIKLSAEHQAFRWLSLTEACRLAGYEDMQSTLREAHCFLSSKE; this is encoded by the exons ATGAGCTTAAGAGCATGTGGCTTGGTTATCTTCAGGAGGTTACCCAAAGCAGGTGCTCCTGCAGCTACTGATGGCCCCATTGAGTACCTCCTCCTGCAAACCTCCTACGGCACCCATCACTGGACACCCCCAAAAG GGCATGTTGACCCCGGGGAAGATGACCTCAGCACAGCTCTGCGAGAGACCCAGGAAGAGGCTGGCCTGGCCTCCGCCCACTTCACCGTTTTGGAAGGCTTTAAGAAGGAACTGAATTACGTGGTCCAAGGCCAACCCAAAACCGTGGTCTATTGGCTGGCCGAGCTGAAGGACCGAGACACGGAGATCAAGCTCTCTGCCGAGCACCAGGCCTTCCGTTGGCTGAGCCTCACTGAGGCCTGCAGACTTGCGGGATACGAGGACATGCAGAGCACCCTCCGAGAGGCCCATTGCTTTCTCTCTTCCAAAGAATAA